The Sediminispirochaeta smaragdinae DSM 11293 genome has a segment encoding these proteins:
- a CDS encoding YeiH family protein → MKLLNILPGLVMCIIIGGVSFIVARYIPLGSVTISILLGVLTANIVRLPDITKAGVRFAEKKVLTWAIALLGLELDYRVLLSLGYSTIVIILTGVIFTIGMGLFWGKILKAERNLSLLVGIGNAVCGSSAIAAAQGVIKAEEEDVGVSIAVINLLGTVGIFLLPGIFFVWKGFPNAGKGILIGDTLQAVGQVTAAGFSLSDAIGQTATIVKMGRILLLTPLVLILGGIRKRKTGEDIRGEKLPGIPLYILFFILFSVIGSVEMLPAPATAAIKLISKLLLTVAMAGIGMKITLHQLIRGGRTALGIGMLTWGCQIAFSLLLIMLLH, encoded by the coding sequence ATGAAATTGTTAAACATCTTGCCGGGCCTGGTAATGTGCATCATCATAGGCGGAGTCTCGTTTATAGTCGCTCGATATATTCCTCTGGGAAGTGTAACGATATCAATTCTGCTCGGAGTGCTTACCGCCAACATTGTAAGGCTTCCTGATATAACAAAAGCGGGAGTACGTTTTGCAGAAAAAAAGGTTTTAACCTGGGCTATTGCCTTACTCGGCCTGGAACTCGATTACCGCGTACTCCTTTCCCTGGGGTATTCCACTATTGTTATTATTCTTACAGGAGTCATCTTTACTATCGGTATGGGACTTTTTTGGGGAAAAATCTTAAAAGCGGAACGTAATCTCAGCCTGCTTGTGGGAATTGGAAATGCAGTCTGTGGAAGTTCTGCAATTGCCGCGGCTCAAGGGGTAATTAAGGCAGAAGAAGAGGATGTGGGTGTATCCATCGCCGTCATTAATCTTCTCGGGACAGTGGGAATATTTTTACTTCCCGGAATTTTCTTTGTGTGGAAGGGGTTCCCAAACGCAGGAAAGGGTATCCTTATAGGCGACACCCTCCAGGCAGTGGGACAGGTAACAGCGGCAGGCTTCTCTCTTTCAGATGCAATAGGGCAGACAGCAACAATAGTAAAAATGGGAAGAATCCTTCTCCTTACCCCATTGGTCCTTATCCTCGGGGGAATCAGGAAACGAAAAACGGGAGAAGATATTCGAGGTGAAAAACTCCCCGGCATACCGCTCTATATCCTTTTCTTTATCCTCTTCTCGGTTATCGGGTCAGTAGAAATGCTGCCGGCCCCGGCAACAGCGGCAATCAAGCTAATCAGCAAATTGCTTCTTACGGTGGCAATGGCAGGTATCGGCATGAAGATCACCCTCCACCAGCTTATCCGAGGCGGCAGAACCGCTCTCGGAATCGGCATGCTCACCTGGGGCTGCCAAATTGCTTTCAGCCTCCTGCTCATCATGCTTCTGCATTAG
- a CDS encoding GntP family permease: protein MPGWYLFLAVIIAIVGMVLLISKLNWHPFVVLLLAAYFVGIVCGIPVDDLISTITSGFGSILGSIGIVILAGTIIGTILEKTGAALTMANAILKVVGKKRAPLTMSLTGYVVSIPVFCDSGFVILSPINRALAEKSGISLAVMATCLSSGLYATHCLVPPTPGPIIMAGTLKADLGLVILVGLAVSIPVLLAGYFYALKISSRYDIPANPEVTLDELMDKYGKLPNALRSFAPILLPIILIAFKSIADFPSAPFGSGVAKSFFDFIGNPVTALILGIGLAVTLIPKAEPKGTSFKWMSEGIVSAAGILAITGAGGSLGQVLRALPIADVLSSSLIKMHAGLLIPFIIAALLKTAMGASTVSMIVTSAMIAPLMGDMGMTSEIAKVLTVLAIGAGSMTVSHANDSYFWVVSQFSDMDTSTAYKTQTGVTLVEGVVAIIVIMILGAIFI from the coding sequence ATGCCTGGATGGTATCTATTCCTTGCGGTCATCATTGCCATAGTGGGAATGGTGTTATTAATTTCAAAATTGAACTGGCATCCCTTCGTTGTCCTGCTTTTAGCAGCCTATTTTGTCGGAATTGTCTGTGGTATACCCGTAGACGACTTGATCAGTACCATTACCTCCGGTTTTGGCAGTATTCTCGGTAGCATCGGGATTGTTATTCTTGCGGGAACAATCATTGGAACCATCCTGGAAAAAACCGGTGCTGCATTGACAATGGCAAATGCCATTCTAAAGGTTGTGGGAAAGAAACGGGCTCCGTTAACCATGAGCCTTACCGGTTACGTGGTTAGTATTCCTGTTTTTTGCGATTCAGGGTTCGTCATCCTTTCGCCTATTAATAGGGCCTTGGCGGAAAAATCGGGGATTTCACTGGCCGTTATGGCCACCTGTCTCAGTTCTGGGCTTTATGCCACCCATTGTCTGGTTCCACCTACACCTGGTCCCATTATCATGGCCGGGACCCTAAAAGCCGATTTAGGCTTGGTTATCTTAGTCGGCCTTGCCGTTTCGATTCCTGTCCTTTTGGCCGGCTACTTTTATGCGTTGAAAATTTCCAGCAGATACGATATCCCCGCCAATCCGGAGGTGACCCTCGATGAGCTGATGGACAAGTATGGGAAACTCCCTAATGCTTTGCGCTCTTTTGCACCGATCTTATTACCCATCATCCTCATTGCTTTCAAATCTATTGCCGATTTTCCTTCGGCCCCATTTGGATCCGGAGTTGCAAAGTCTTTCTTCGATTTTATTGGAAATCCCGTTACCGCCCTTATTCTCGGTATCGGCCTTGCGGTAACGCTTATCCCGAAAGCCGAACCCAAAGGTACCTCATTCAAATGGATGAGTGAAGGGATCGTCAGCGCTGCAGGAATCCTTGCCATAACAGGTGCAGGCGGTTCTCTGGGCCAGGTGCTCCGGGCCCTTCCGATCGCCGATGTTCTTTCCAGCTCACTTATAAAGATGCATGCTGGCCTTCTCATTCCGTTTATCATAGCGGCACTTCTCAAAACCGCTATGGGAGCTTCCACCGTATCGATGATTGTTACTTCTGCTATGATTGCTCCTCTTATGGGAGACATGGGAATGACTTCCGAGATTGCCAAGGTCCTTACGGTCCTTGCCATCGGTGCCGGATCCATGACCGTTTCTCATGCAAACGATAGCTACTTCTGGGTCGTTTCTCAATTTTCCGATATGGATACCTCGACGGCATACAAAACCCAAACCGGGGTTACCCTTGTGGAGGGAGTTGTAGCCATCATCGTTATCATGATACTCGGGGCCATCTTCATCTAA
- a CDS encoding tetratricopeptide repeat protein, which yields MGILDRYYERRTLNAMVQSQWAEAERYLLKMMKRRPGVLGLNYNMGVVLLAQKKFDQAEALLTQSIDRFGRSLRLCRLLADIYYYWGKGSSAVSWYHKALEEEPAEKEKKLIQLRLKLLKDEARYSHIAENARLVEEARSLMKSDPAKALELYLEAAEYDPSDIESLNNIGSLYMNHMHQSDKAAAFFRKVLDLVDNQAVAGNLLKAEKEI from the coding sequence ATGGGAATTCTTGATCGTTATTACGAGCGAAGGACGCTCAATGCCATGGTGCAAAGCCAATGGGCAGAGGCTGAACGGTATCTGTTAAAAATGATGAAACGACGGCCTGGCGTATTGGGATTGAATTACAATATGGGAGTCGTCTTGTTGGCCCAAAAGAAATTCGATCAGGCCGAAGCCCTTCTTACACAGAGCATCGATCGTTTTGGAAGGAGCCTCCGCTTATGCCGCCTTTTGGCTGATATCTATTATTACTGGGGTAAGGGATCGTCGGCTGTCTCGTGGTACCACAAGGCTTTGGAAGAGGAACCTGCGGAGAAAGAGAAAAAGCTGATACAGCTTCGATTGAAGCTTTTGAAGGACGAAGCTCGCTATTCACATATTGCGGAAAATGCACGCTTAGTAGAAGAGGCCCGTTCTCTCATGAAAAGCGATCCTGCAAAGGCCCTGGAACTCTACCTTGAGGCGGCCGAATATGATCCTTCTGATATTGAATCCCTGAATAATATCGGGAGCCTTTATATGAATCATATGCATCAAAGCGATAAGGCGGCAGCCTTTTTCCGGAAGGTCCTCGATCTCGTAGATAATCAGGCTGTCGCCGGAAATCTTTTAAAAGCTGAAAAGGAAATATAA
- a CDS encoding glycerate kinase gives MKIVIATDSYKGSNSAEQVCLAIKEGMQRILGEQEYHIVPIADGGEGTTDTVVRALGGEKRRCRVTDPLGRTVEAEWGMLPGQKAVLEMAAASGLPLVPENKRDPSLSTTYGTGELMKAALDAGCKEILLGIGGSATNDGGAGMAQALGISLKDKSGNEIKRGGAALLSLDSIDVSRMDPRIKDIKLITACDVTNPLCGPQGASATYGPQKGASPAMVKELDRALAHYAEIVERDLHVSIAELPGSGAAGGLGGGLVGLLGAELRPGIDAVLSMLDFSELVRDADLVITGEGKLDRQTPFGKVPAGVALWTKRAGEIPVIAIVGDIGDDFEAVYDVGIDAVISTVNRAMTLAEAMEKGRGLLVETGERVARLLTIGKRLAV, from the coding sequence ATGAAGATCGTCATAGCTACAGATTCCTACAAAGGAAGTAACTCTGCAGAGCAGGTGTGCTTGGCTATCAAAGAGGGCATGCAACGGATTCTGGGCGAGCAGGAATATCATATCGTTCCCATTGCCGACGGAGGCGAGGGAACAACGGATACCGTGGTAAGGGCCCTTGGAGGCGAAAAACGACGCTGCCGGGTGACAGACCCCTTGGGAAGAACAGTAGAGGCGGAGTGGGGGATGCTTCCGGGACAAAAAGCCGTTTTGGAGATGGCCGCTGCCTCTGGTCTTCCTCTTGTTCCGGAGAATAAGCGGGACCCTTCTCTTTCCACTACGTATGGAACCGGAGAACTTATGAAAGCCGCCCTGGATGCCGGTTGCAAAGAGATCCTTCTTGGTATCGGCGGCAGTGCCACAAACGACGGCGGTGCAGGGATGGCGCAGGCACTGGGAATTTCCTTGAAAGACAAATCGGGAAACGAGATTAAACGGGGAGGGGCGGCACTGCTTTCCCTTGATTCCATAGATGTTTCCCGCATGGACCCCCGTATCAAAGACATAAAACTCATTACGGCGTGTGATGTCACTAATCCCCTCTGCGGTCCTCAGGGGGCTTCGGCTACCTATGGACCGCAGAAGGGAGCGAGTCCCGCCATGGTGAAAGAACTGGACCGGGCCCTGGCACATTATGCCGAGATCGTAGAGCGTGACCTCCATGTCTCCATCGCCGAACTTCCCGGCAGCGGGGCGGCCGGAGGCCTCGGCGGAGGGCTTGTCGGTTTGTTGGGTGCGGAACTGCGGCCGGGAATTGATGCGGTCCTGAGCATGCTTGATTTTAGTGAGCTGGTACGGGATGCGGACCTTGTCATTACCGGAGAAGGGAAACTTGACCGGCAGACCCCTTTCGGAAAGGTCCCTGCCGGGGTCGCTCTTTGGACAAAAAGGGCCGGAGAGATCCCGGTCATTGCCATTGTAGGGGATATCGGTGATGACTTTGAAGCTGTGTATGATGTGGGTATCGATGCGGTAATCAGCACTGTGAACAGGGCTATGACGCTCGCCGAGGCTATGGAAAAAGGGCGGGGCCTCCTGGTAGAGACGGGAGAGCGGGTAGCGCGATTGCTTACCATTGGAAAGAGGCTCGCCGTATAG